In the Malaya genurostris strain Urasoe2022 chromosome 1, Malgen_1.1, whole genome shotgun sequence genome, one interval contains:
- the LOC131440252 gene encoding uncharacterized protein LOC131440252, which yields MLKLIIVVLVVFSMKIIASPLESDYRKYLRTRRPQSPGEVHVEEVLEVFKTRNRPPTYGVYNAQVNGFLANDLFMRRKITTVKPQLTTKPSEVPTRTTYPTPSGDNVNPDYTYPFNPSISMTKYPNYVRPTTIIIQEAMEKTTEKLLEKSDEVNSTDDLDENDKDYHYSNEDYFE from the coding sequence ATGTTGAAATTAATAATAGTCGTGCTCGTAgttttttcgatgaaaattattgCATCTCCACTGGAATCGGACTATCGGAAATATCTTCGAACACGCCGTCCCCAATCACCGGGTGAGGTTCATGTCGAAGAAGTTCTAGAAGTGTTCAAAACTCGAAATCGTCCTCCCACGTACGGAGTGTACAATGCCCAGGTCAACGGATTTCTGGCGAATGATCTCTTCATGAGACGAAAGATCACTACGGTTAAACCGCAGCTTACGACGAAACCATCCGAGGTGCCCACACGAACCACATATCCGACTCCAAGCGGAGACAACGTAAATCCGGACTACACATATCCATTCAATCCGAGTATTTCCATGACCAAGTACCCGAACTATGTTCGTCCAACAACGATCATCATTCAGGAAGCTATGGAGAAAACTACGGAGAAGCTACTGGAGAAAAGTGATGAAGTGAATTCTACCGATGATCTGGATGAAAATGATAAAGATTATCACTATTCAAACGAAGATTATTTTGAGTAG